Sequence from the Amaranthus tricolor cultivar Red isolate AtriRed21 chromosome 1, ASM2621246v1, whole genome shotgun sequence genome:
gctgtttcaaggGGACTCCCCCGCTCCTGGGAAGTCCGAATCAGTTAAAGTGAGGGGCTAATGAGCCCCAATGTTGAAAACACCTAGGCTAATGAGCCccaagtttgaaacacatttcgGACCCCCTTAGAGTCCATCCAAAGAAGGGGCCGAATAAGTAGGCTGAGAGCTTCAACGTGTTGGGAATTGTGTCCATTTCACTGTTCACCCTCTTTTCCTTTATAAATATGGGACTTGAGCTCATTTCCCTCATTTCATCATCCTTGATTTTCAGAGCGTTTTCTAAGAAAATCCAAGAATTCTCCCAATCCTCGAGCTTTTCTTTCTTTCCAGGACTTCAATCTTTCAGGTACGTTTCTTATTCTTAAGATTTGTATAAAAATAAGGGTCGATTATTCTTTTTCACAATATAACTTTAGCGATTTTGATGTACACACCGATTTTTTGGCCGTATATAAATATGCCACCGAAAACGACATAAATGAGTCATGTATAGACTCCCCTGTTCATTACCCAGAAGTTTTACACCCTCTTCCTTGGGAACCTACTTTTGCTTTTGCCCCCGGACGTTATGAGATTGATCCTAGAAGTTTAAAGGGTATAACGGTCGTTCCCCCCTCCTACAACATAGCGGTGTCCGAGTTGTACCCCAATGGTTGGGGTTGTATTATAGCTTTCATAATGATATGTACAGCAATAGCTATAGAGCCAACTCTAACGGCAtttaggtatatatttagaCTTAGAAGATGTAGAGCGGCTCAAGGCCTAGGTTGGGTAACCTTCCAACATAGGCGGGGATttttgataattgaagaattgaGAGATAGCATGAAGCGCTTCAGGAATGACTTCGTCTTTTTGTACAGAGCCGATCCATGGCCCGTCAAGACAAGTCACGATGAGCAGCCAAACTTCCAATTCAACAACGTTCCCCAATGTAATTTAGAGAAATTTTTGAAGTAGAATTAGGGGGCTTTAAGCCAATTTCGGTTCAAAGGAATTTTGTGGTGAACTTAGACCACTTTCAAAATGATCTATTTTTGTCTGCTTTAGGCCTTAGTCCAAAATATCATCAAGGTGAGTTGGAGTCCCTatcatttattgttcttgtATTCGGCTACTCACCTGATTTTCTTCTTTTGCAGTGGTAGCCTTTGAGAAGTTGCAGAAAAAGTATCCTGAAATCATGAATTCCCTTAACATCGCCCAGATGATGGCCGAGTCTCGCAAAAGGAAGGCACAATCAGACAAATCTCCTCTTCCTCCTCCCCCAAAGGTAATAGGGACTTCCTACAAAAGCCGAATTATTCGATCTTTTTACTTTGGCTAACACTTTTGTTATCAAGATGGGAAGAACAAAAAGCTGCCCAAAGTGTTTGCCCAGCCCACTTCAAGCAGGGCGACTCAGAAGAGGGCCGACTCTCCTTCGACCCAGCCCCCAAAATGACAGAAGACACTCTCGCCAAAGGGAGACAAAGGCAAGGGTAAGGCCACCGGTGGGTCGAAGGAGAAGGGACAGGCCTCCGCGGTGGAAGAGTCTGAGTACGAGATCACCCGTCGGGACACAGGGGTGGTCTTTTGCTCGGACCAGGCGTTCTCTGATCTCTCCCCCAAGGAGTTAAGGGTGCCCTGGAGAAGGGCTATGGGTCAACTTTTCGGGGACAAGGAACTGACCCAACTAGGATCGGTCCCCGCAAGGACGAGGGTGAACGAGCTGCTCGCCATCCAAGCCGAGGTAATTCAGCCAGTAGAGCAACGTTATTCGGTCTTTGCTGCTATTCTCACTTTACTTTTGTTAGGTAAACATTCGTATGCAATACGAAATTACTACGGCGCTCAGGTCAAAGATGATGGAAGCTGACCTCAGAGTGGCCAAGAAGAGAATCCAAGAGTTGAACGCCAAAATGATCACTAAAAATGATCAAGTTATGAACCTGACCCGAGAAAATAAGGGTCTCCGTCATTCACTGGATCGCATGCAGGAGAAGTGTCGTTTCTTGAAGGAGACGCTGCTTGTTCGAGGAAGCAACCGTCTCTAAAGAAGAGGATTGCTAAGGAGTGGAAAGAGACCGATGAAGGCAAGCGCTTCATCGCTCTTCTGGGGGCTGACACTGTCAACCAGTGTATGCTCGTTAAAGAACTAATGTTTGAATATGCCCATGAGAAGCTGTAGGCGACCCCGGATTAGGAGACCTTCCTCGGCACAACAGACGCTGAATACGACAAGGCTACTCATCAGGCCATGGAGGAACTCAAAGTAATTGAAGACAACGGGTCTGACAAGGCAGACGAGGCCGATAAGGCGGCCTGGGAGAAGGTGCTGCTAGAAGAGGTTGAGGCCAAGTTTAGGGACATCGATTTACGATATCTTTATCCCCTCAAGACCACCGACTCCCCAATCATCGCCCCTAGCGGCCGTCCCCTGTTCCCTTCAACTACCCCGACTTCGCCGGCTACATCCGAGGGCGGTCAAGCGTCGACTCTTAAGGAAGAGGGAACAAACACCCTCTTCACTGTGGAGGAGCTGTTTGCCGAGGAGGAGTTATGCTTCTGATAATGCTGAGGATGAAgatgatcatgatgatgatgatttttcttgTTTTGTGGACTCCAGTCCTCTTTCACCCATGTTACTATTAATTCTAGGTGTTGGCCTGTATTTGTATAAACtttgaatttttaatgtatGTCTTGACTTCTTTCTATGCTTATATTTTGTAGATATATCTTTACTTTTGATACTTCATATCTGTCGATGTAACTTTCATGattttgaaaattgcaatgtcgAATTTGCATTACCAAACTAACCTAGGGAGTCCGACGTAACTGGCCCTCAGAGGAGCCGAATAAAAAACTTTTCTTACTCCTACTAGGTGTCCGACTATAGCGTCTGAACACGAAAACAAAGTACATTACAAACATTGAAAGACAATACTTGAGACTAAGCATGATGTCGTCTTTGTTTTGGGGTTCGATACATTGAATTAGACATAGAACTTCTTCAGATGGTCCGGGTTCCAGGATCTTGGTAGGACCTTTTCGTTGTGCTCCAGCTCATACGTTCCCAGTCTAATTATTCGAGTGACCTTAAAAGGTCTGTCCCAGTTTCTTCCCAGTTTTCCTTTCTCGACTATCTTGCTTGTTGCTTCAACTTTTCTTAGTACGAGATCTCCCACTTGAAATTGCCTCGGCTTCACCAGCTTGTTAAACTGCCTCGTCATTCTTTGTTGTTGCGCGAGGGCTTTGAGAAGAGCGTTACCCCTCATCTCCGGTAGTAAGTCGAGCTTTATCGGCTTATCTTGGTCATTGTTGTATTGATCATAGTAAGTTACCCTTGTGGAAGGGATGCCAACTTCGACTGGGAGAACAGCTTCAGCACCAAATACTAATGAGAATGGTGTATGACTCGTGGCTTCTTTGACAGTTGTCCGACTAGCCCACAATACGCCGAGTAGTTCTTCCACCCAATTGCGACGGCTCCCTTCTAGTTTCTTCTTGATACCGTTAAGTATTGTTTTGCTTTCGGATTCAACTTGCCCATTTGTCTGGGGGTGGGCCACAGATGAAAATCTGGTTTCTATGTTGAATCGGctacaatattatttggttggGGCGCTGTTGAATTGCCGACCATTATCAAAAATTACGACTTGCAGGACACCATATCGAGTAATGATGTTCCTCCAAATAAATTGGCATACTTGCTTGTCCGTGATAGTGCTGAGGGCTTCGGCTTCGACATATTTTGTGAAATAGTCTATGGCCACCAAGACAAATCTTTGTTGTCCATTTGCTGGAGGGAAGGGACCTAAGAGGTCAATTCCCACCTGTCAGAGGGTGGAACAACCTGAATTGGGGAGAGGTAGTTGGTGGGCTAGCGAAGCACTTCTCCATAGAACTGACATTTTTCACAAGTTTTAACCAAGTTTTCGGCATCGGCCTTGATGCTAGGCCAATAATATCCGCTCCTCATAACCTTCCCAATCAGAGTCCAAATCCCTTCATGAGTACCACATGCCCGCTCATGTATCTCACATAGGATGTAGTTTCCTTCAGTTGGTGTTACGCATTTGAGGAGGGGATGGGTGTAAGAATTCTTATACAACGGCCCATTATACCATTCAAACCAATTCGCCTTTTTTGCAATAATCGGCCCTAACTCAGGGTCCTCTGGCAGTTGTCCGTCTCTCAGGAGTACAATGTATGGATCCATCCATGAGTTAGTCCGATTCACTCCTCCCACGAAGGTGTTGATGCTAGGACAAGGTAAAACTTCCCAGACTATATTCCTTGGCTCATCGCTTACGGTTGAACTAGCCAATCTTAAAAGAGCATCGGCCTGTGCATTTTTTAATTGGGGTATGTGAAGTAGGACT
This genomic interval carries:
- the LOC130809325 gene encoding uncharacterized protein LOC130809325; the encoded protein is MTGSIEEIPLEELWKFFSATNNEAEYEALLLGLGICLAFGAIKVVAYTDSQLIAGQVNGDYEAKDDSIKMYLVKVKEAMAKFHSVVLLHIPQLKNAQADALLRLASSTVSDEPRNIVWEVLPCPSINTFVGGVNRTNSWMDPYIVLLRDGQLPEDPELGPIIAKKANWFEWYNGPLYKNSYTHPLLKCVTPTEGNYILCEIHERACGTHEGIWTLIGKVMRSGYYWPSIKADAENLVKTCEKCPFPPANGQQRFVLVAIDYFTKYVEAEALSTITDKQTNGQVESESKTILNGIKKKLEGSRRNWVEELLGVLWASRTTVKEATSHTPFSLVFGAEAVLPVEVGIPSTRVTYYDQYNNDQDKPIKLDLLPEMRGNALLKALAQQQRMTRQFNKLVKPRQFQVGDLVLRKVEATSKIVEKGKLGRNWDRPFKVTRIIRLGTYELEHNEKVLPRSWNPDHLKKFYV